One Deinococcus seoulensis DNA window includes the following coding sequences:
- a CDS encoding glycoside hydrolase family 13 protein: MNPLRPDHSRDTHPITPDWVADAVFYQIFPDRFARSGRVTGLNLQPWGDTPHFHRYMGGDLWGVIEHLDHIQSLGVTAIYFCPVFQSASNHRYHTHDYYRVDPMLGGNEALRALIDAAHARGLRVVLDGVFNHASRGFFQFNDLLEQGEASAYRDWFHVDGWPLQAYDDTRPANYAAWWGNRALPKFNTGNPAVREFLWDVAEYWMQFGIDGWRLDVPNEIDDDSFWQEFRRRVKAVNPEAYIVGEIWGDAHRWLQGDQFDAVMNYHFTRPCLAFFGARTLDHPMNERSGTGRVDPMTAEAFAARMTDVKNMYHPDIVRAQLNLLDSHDTARFLTAVSGDATAYRLATVFQMTYVGAPCIYYGDEIGLPGGPDPDCRRAFPWNEQEWDADTLALTRALTAARHATPALTRGTFEVTHAQGEGVVFMRRHEAGNAHVALNTATRDTHLPFTGVAPGDYRDVLTGRTLTLTGDTPLSVPARGALVLVPLG, from the coding sequence ATGAATCCGCTGCGCCCCGACCATTCCCGCGACACGCATCCCATCACGCCCGACTGGGTGGCGGACGCGGTGTTCTACCAGATCTTCCCCGACCGTTTCGCCCGTTCGGGCCGCGTGACGGGCCTGAACCTGCAACCCTGGGGCGACACGCCGCACTTCCACAGGTACATGGGCGGTGACCTGTGGGGAGTGATCGAGCATCTGGATCACATTCAGAGTCTGGGCGTGACTGCCATCTACTTCTGCCCGGTGTTCCAGTCGGCCAGTAACCACCGCTACCACACGCACGACTACTACCGCGTGGACCCCATGCTGGGCGGGAACGAGGCGCTGCGCGCCCTGATCGACGCGGCGCACGCGCGCGGGCTGCGGGTGGTGCTGGACGGCGTGTTCAACCACGCCAGTCGAGGGTTCTTCCAGTTCAACGACCTGCTGGAACAGGGCGAGGCGAGCGCGTACCGCGACTGGTTCCACGTGGACGGCTGGCCCCTCCAGGCGTACGACGACACCCGCCCCGCCAATTACGCCGCGTGGTGGGGCAACCGCGCCCTGCCGAAGTTCAACACGGGCAACCCGGCCGTGCGGGAGTTCCTGTGGGACGTGGCCGAGTACTGGATGCAGTTCGGGATCGACGGCTGGCGGCTGGACGTGCCGAACGAGATCGACGACGACTCCTTCTGGCAGGAGTTCCGCCGCCGCGTGAAGGCCGTGAACCCCGAGGCGTACATCGTCGGGGAGATCTGGGGCGACGCGCACCGCTGGTTGCAGGGCGACCAGTTCGACGCGGTCATGAACTACCACTTCACGCGGCCGTGTCTGGCGTTCTTCGGGGCGCGCACGCTGGACCACCCCATGAACGAACGCAGCGGCACGGGCCGCGTGGACCCCATGACCGCCGAGGCGTTCGCGGCCCGCATGACCGACGTGAAGAACATGTACCACCCGGACATCGTGCGGGCACAACTGAACCTGCTGGACTCGCACGACACGGCCCGCTTCCTGACGGCCGTGAGCGGCGACGCGACCGCGTACCGGCTGGCGACCGTGTTCCAGATGACGTACGTGGGCGCGCCCTGCATCTACTACGGTGACGAGATCGGCCTGCCCGGCGGTCCCGACCCCGACTGCCGCCGCGCGTTCCCCTGGAACGAACAGGAGTGGGATGCGGACACCCTGGCCCTGACCCGCGCCCTGACGGCCGCCCGGCACGCCACGCCCGCCCTGACGCGCGGCACCTTCGAGGTCACGCACGCGCAGGGTGAGGGCGTGGTCTTCATGCGCCGCCACGAGGCTGGCAATGCCCACGTCGCCCTGAACACCGCCACCCGGGACACGCACCTGCCGTTCACGGGCGTGGCGCCCGGCGATTACCGCGACGTCCTGACGGGCCGCACCCTGACCCTGACCGGCGACACGCCCCTGAGTGTCCCGGCGCGCGGCGCGCTGGTCCTCGTTCCGCTGGGGTAA
- a CDS encoding HD domain-containing protein, translating to MFSRRAPLPEFPPGALLVGGAARDWLRGVPAKDFDWAVPDPAGAAQELARVSGGAAFPLDEERGYWRVSAPGGVQHDLVPLPVDVTADLLRRDFTVNALGVWADGRVLDPAGGRADLRSRRLRMVSRENLRADPLRAWRAARFEGTLGFRLEAGTEAAVREVALDLGAGRLPMPARERVRDELHALLGSPEAARGVARLEELGLLVLTVPEVREGLGVAQGGFHHLDVFGHSLEALHQLLARRPDAPLTLRWAALLHDVGKARTRAVDPVTGRVSFHGHERVGADLSAGILTRLKLPGDDVRRVSALVGAHMLPLPANEREARRFVHRRRDLLPDLLSLMLADREAARGPSSSEASRRAYARGFERVLAALEEQPTPPPPLLDGQAIMALLGIPPGPRVGVAARALAEAAALGEVTTPDGARAFVRAWAERTPSS from the coding sequence ATGTTCAGTCGTCGCGCACCTCTGCCTGAGTTTCCGCCTGGTGCGCTGCTGGTGGGCGGCGCGGCGCGTGACTGGTTGCGGGGCGTGCCCGCGAAGGATTTCGACTGGGCGGTGCCGGACCCGGCGGGCGCGGCGCAGGAGCTGGCGCGGGTGTCGGGTGGGGCGGCGTTCCCGCTGGACGAGGAGCGTGGGTACTGGCGGGTCAGTGCGCCGGGCGGCGTGCAGCATGATCTGGTGCCGCTGCCGGTTGATGTGACGGCGGACCTGTTGCGGCGGGATTTCACGGTGAATGCGCTGGGCGTGTGGGCGGACGGGCGGGTGCTGGACCCGGCGGGTGGCCGCGCGGACCTGCGCTCACGGCGGCTGCGGATGGTGTCGCGGGAGAACCTGCGGGCCGACCCGCTGCGGGCGTGGCGGGCGGCGCGCTTCGAGGGCACGCTGGGCTTCCGGCTGGAGGCGGGCACGGAGGCGGCGGTGCGGGAGGTGGCCCTGGACCTGGGCGCGGGCCGCCTGCCCATGCCTGCCCGGGAGCGGGTGCGGGATGAACTGCACGCGCTGCTGGGGTCGCCAGAGGCGGCGCGAGGCGTGGCACGCCTGGAGGAGCTGGGCCTGCTGGTCCTGACCGTGCCGGAGGTGCGCGAGGGGCTGGGGGTGGCGCAGGGCGGCTTTCATCACCTGGACGTGTTCGGGCACAGCCTGGAGGCGCTGCATCAGTTGCTGGCGCGGCGGCCGGACGCGCCGCTGACACTGCGCTGGGCGGCGCTGCTACACGACGTGGGCAAGGCCCGCACGCGCGCCGTGGACCCCGTGACGGGCCGCGTGTCGTTCCATGGGCACGAGCGGGTGGGGGCGGACCTGAGTGCCGGGATCCTGACCCGCCTGAAACTGCCGGGGGACGATGTGCGGCGGGTGTCGGCGCTGGTGGGGGCGCACATGCTGCCGCTCCCGGCGAACGAGCGGGAGGCGCGGCGGTTCGTGCACCGGCGGCGGGACCTGCTGCCGGACCTGCTGTCCCTGATGCTGGCGGACCGCGAGGCGGCGCGCGGCCCGTCGAGCAGTGAGGCGTCCCGGCGGGCGTACGCGCGGGGCTTCGAGCGGGTGCTGGCGGCGCTGGAGGAGCAGCCCACGCCCCCGCCGCCGCTGCTGGACGGGCAGGCGATCATGGCGCTGCTGGGCATCCCGCCGGGGCCGCGCGTGGGTGTAGCGGCCCGCGCCCTGGCCGAGGCGGCCGCGCTGGGCGAGGTGACCACGCCGGACGGGGCGCGGGCGTTCGTGCGGGCCTGGGCAGAGCGGACTCCCTCATCCTGA
- a CDS encoding phosphotransferase family protein, which produces MNRLELPVLSAAQMAALLPDAPASVTWLGAGSDHCAFALDGARVLRLPRWPGGGEALRREARLLAWLAPRLGGAPLPEVLHLGAASPLAPEGFSVARRVPGRSGLGAALTDPAALGGALGRWLADLHALNPQGSGLTVDLDPSGHDWRDTALDDLEAAAEAGVLPEADAWAARVQAVPDLRKVVPVPIHGDFAAEHVCLDGQGRLSGVLDWSDGALGDPARDLAGLIHWGDAALLAAARAAYPAVGPSCGAVWERAAWYALCRALGDLAFGVGEGRPAYLGAGRRALSGLRVWWTNAPIPP; this is translated from the coding sequence GTGAACCGACTGGAACTCCCGGTCCTGAGTGCGGCGCAGATGGCGGCGCTGCTGCCGGATGCCCCGGCCAGCGTGACGTGGCTGGGTGCGGGCAGTGATCACTGCGCCTTCGCGCTGGATGGGGCGCGGGTGCTGCGCCTGCCGCGCTGGCCGGGCGGGGGAGAGGCGCTGCGCCGCGAGGCCCGGCTGCTGGCGTGGCTGGCCCCCCGGCTGGGTGGCGCGCCGCTGCCGGAGGTGTTGCACCTGGGTGCGGCCTCGCCGCTGGCCCCGGAGGGCTTCAGCGTGGCGCGGCGCGTGCCGGGTCGGTCGGGGCTGGGGGCCGCGCTGACCGACCCGGCCGCGCTGGGGGGTGCGCTGGGGCGCTGGCTGGCGGATCTTCACGCCCTGAACCCGCAGGGGTCCGGACTGACCGTGGACCTCGACCCGTCCGGGCACGACTGGCGGGACACCGCGCTGGACGATCTGGAGGCGGCAGCAGAGGCGGGCGTCCTTCCGGAGGCCGACGCCTGGGCGGCCCGCGTGCAGGCGGTTCCAGATCTCCGGAAGGTCGTGCCGGTGCCCATCCACGGGGATTTCGCGGCCGAGCACGTCTGCCTGGACGGGCAGGGTCGGCTCTCGGGCGTGCTGGACTGGTCGGACGGGGCGCTGGGTGATCCGGCGCGGGATCTGGCGGGCCTGATCCACTGGGGGGACGCGGCGCTGCTGGCGGCGGCCCGCGCGGCGTATCCGGCGGTCGGTCCGTCCTGTGGGGCGGTGTGGGAGCGCGCAGCGTGGTACGCGCTGTGCCGGGCGCTGGGGGATCTGGCGTTCGGGGTGGGGGAGGGGCGGCCCGCGTACCTGGGGGCGGGACGGCGCGCGCTGAGTGGGCTGCGGGTGTGGTGGACAAACGCCCCGATCCCGCCGTAA
- a CDS encoding helix-turn-helix domain-containing protein, translating to MNETVRQSVKSTMKEKGLTHQELADLTGIERANVTRLLSGTVGKVPDNWQRVLDALGLELIAVPKREG from the coding sequence ATGAACGAAACAGTCCGGCAGAGCGTGAAGAGCACCATGAAAGAGAAGGGCCTGACCCACCAAGAGCTGGCAGACCTGACCGGCATTGAACGGGCCAACGTGACCCGCCTTCTGAGCGGCACGGTTGGCAAAGTCCCTGACAACTGGCAGCGGGTCTTGGACGCGCTGGGCCTGGAACTGATCGCGGTTCCCAAGCGGGAAGGCTAG
- a CDS encoding sulfite exporter TauE/SafE family protein — protein sequence MISAMMMAVIGVGLLAGVLGAILGLGGGVVVVPALEFVLPHFGREISISQAVAVSQIGVLAVGLSGAASYLRQGLVRARTGYLLSPYTIVGGAAGSFLGLILPARAVATVFALLLLYSAFNLLRGLKRVEVERPPSRLVPPAMTFAGVMSGLLGIGGGTVQVPVLNLLAGVPIRQAIATSTFIMGLTAVGNALVYQAGGLLDIPLAAGIALGVLIGARAGATLQSRIPAAQLKLFFSLLLIFTAGQLLWKYWGQA from the coding sequence ATGATCAGCGCGATGATGATGGCCGTGATCGGCGTGGGCCTGCTGGCCGGGGTGCTGGGCGCCATCCTGGGCCTGGGGGGCGGCGTGGTGGTCGTCCCGGCGCTGGAGTTCGTGCTGCCGCACTTCGGGCGGGAGATCAGCATCTCTCAGGCCGTGGCGGTCAGTCAGATCGGGGTGCTGGCGGTCGGCCTGAGCGGCGCGGCCAGTTACCTGCGTCAGGGGCTGGTGCGCGCCCGGACCGGGTACCTGCTCTCGCCGTACACGATCGTGGGCGGCGCCGCCGGGAGTTTCCTGGGCCTGATCCTGCCGGCGCGGGCGGTGGCGACGGTGTTCGCGCTGCTGCTGCTGTACTCCGCGTTCAACCTGCTGCGCGGCCTGAAACGGGTGGAGGTCGAGCGCCCCCCCAGTCGTCTGGTGCCGCCCGCCATGACGTTCGCGGGGGTCATGAGTGGCCTGCTGGGCATCGGCGGGGGCACCGTGCAGGTGCCGGTCCTGAACCTGCTGGCGGGCGTGCCGATCCGGCAGGCGATCGCCACGAGTACCTTCATCATGGGCCTGACGGCGGTGGGGAACGCGCTGGTGTATCAGGCGGGCGGCCTGCTGGACATTCCGCTGGCGGCCGGGATCGCGCTGGGCGTGCTGATCGGCGCGCGGGCCGGGGCGACCCTTCAGAGCCGCATTCCGGCCGCGCAGCTCAAGCTGTTCTTCAGTCTGCTGCTGATCTTCACGGCCGGGCAGTTGCTCTGGAAGTACTGGGGGCAGGCGTGA
- a CDS encoding tyrosine-type recombinase/integrase, with translation MARAKAKADQKAGNGRGSIDPLPSGKYRWRITVGLKPDGTPIRKTGTAPSEKEAWAAMTQAQADHMRGGVAAPDRVTLGEWLDRWLASKRPSLAAKTHHNYRKLIDLHITPALGRKRLQDVRPADLRGLYTGLGAAGLGDSMQRQAHNVLHGAFSEALRLELVMRDPTAVVRPQPVKRDATAAPVDKALTAEEVAALLPALRASRWGLVFEFMLHTGLRRGEACGLKWEHVDLNAGTVQIRENLVTIGSKAHVSTPKTAKSARRVHLSPEALDCLNRQKAVQDFERAALAPGQRVPGHPKTYVRKRGWEDTGYVFTGITGRALPPAGLRRYLAAFCTEAGVREVTVHGLRHTHASLMLRRGVPLEVVSEKLGHSRPSFTADVYRTVYQSEHEEWAVNLSDLVRPRVMN, from the coding sequence GTGGCACGGGCGAAGGCGAAGGCAGATCAGAAGGCCGGGAACGGGCGCGGCAGTATCGACCCGCTGCCCAGTGGGAAGTACCGCTGGCGTATCACGGTGGGCCTGAAGCCGGACGGTACGCCCATCCGCAAGACCGGCACGGCCCCCAGCGAGAAGGAAGCATGGGCGGCCATGACTCAGGCCCAGGCTGACCACATGCGCGGGGGTGTGGCCGCGCCTGACCGCGTGACGCTGGGCGAGTGGCTGGACAGGTGGCTTGCAAGCAAGCGGCCCAGCCTCGCGGCGAAGACACATCACAACTACCGCAAGCTGATTGACCTGCACATCACGCCCGCGCTGGGGCGCAAGCGGCTACAGGACGTGCGGCCCGCTGATCTGCGGGGCCTGTACACGGGACTGGGCGCGGCTGGCCTGGGGGATTCCATGCAGCGGCAAGCCCACAACGTTCTGCACGGGGCCTTCAGCGAGGCGCTACGGCTGGAATTGGTCATGCGTGACCCTACGGCAGTGGTCAGGCCCCAGCCGGTGAAGCGGGACGCCACGGCCGCGCCGGTCGATAAGGCCCTGACGGCTGAAGAGGTGGCCGCGCTGCTGCCCGCACTGCGGGCGAGCCGCTGGGGCTTGGTCTTTGAGTTCATGCTGCACACCGGCCTACGCCGGGGCGAGGCCTGCGGTCTGAAGTGGGAACACGTCGACCTGAACGCCGGGACGGTGCAGATCAGAGAGAACCTTGTGACCATTGGCAGCAAGGCGCACGTCAGCACACCCAAGACGGCGAAGAGCGCGAGGCGCGTACACCTGTCACCTGAGGCACTGGACTGCCTGAACCGTCAGAAGGCCGTGCAGGATTTCGAGCGGGCCGCACTCGCGCCTGGGCAGCGCGTGCCGGGGCATCCCAAGACCTACGTGCGGAAGAGGGGCTGGGAAGACACGGGGTACGTGTTCACAGGCATTACGGGCCGCGCCCTGCCCCCAGCGGGCTTGAGGCGATACCTCGCGGCGTTCTGCACTGAAGCTGGGGTGCGTGAAGTCACGGTGCACGGGCTACGGCATACGCACGCCTCGCTGATGTTGCGCCGGGGTGTGCCGCTGGAAGTGGTGAGTGAGAAGCTGGGGCACTCGCGGCCCAGCTTCACGGCAGACGTGTACCGGACGGTTTACCAGAGCGAGCATGAAGAGTGGGCCGTGAACCTGTCGGACTTGGTGCGGCCCAGGGTGATGAATTAG
- a CDS encoding GGDEF domain-containing protein: MMNRFPLPWLFAPLLLLAGAYTALLAWGVLAGVDLPWLNLMYGAVPVVAVLAVGQAWCAQVRSEGGGCLRAGGWSASGRLGWALLSLLALAVAEVAYVTLFDLSGVDAPDVSFVDGLYYLYYLGLLGVLWMDRAAGSQPGRPVSRGVLGGWLLDSLITVVVVGEVSWVLAVSPLLQDSGSSVVFKAVSASYVVLDLTLLTVGLLLLRRRLEPARLPLVLGLMVYVGADLAYLLLGDQYQSRGMLDALWVWGTVGQAVGVTLLTRAQAVPADAARVTRGGGWLDTLLRALPYAAVTVACTLLILRGAASDLTGRGVAWFTVTVFMLVMLRQGQGFVETGRLNRRLTAQAAELERSRDEMEHLAHHDGLTGLLNRDGFYRLLLGAPDHAELTILMIDLDGFKPVNDTHGHAAGDAVLREVGLRLRGLAGQAFIPARLGGDEFALVSLDPRGPELAPPLAGQVVQALARPYRLPGGSAQLGASVGVASRAASAVASAAAGGEVIMQRADAALYRAKRAGGNRLEVEAVTQVSAPVAGG, encoded by the coding sequence ATGATGAACCGGTTCCCTCTTCCCTGGCTGTTCGCGCCGCTGCTGCTGCTGGCTGGCGCGTACACGGCGCTGCTGGCGTGGGGTGTGCTGGCCGGGGTGGACCTGCCGTGGCTGAACCTGATGTACGGGGCGGTGCCGGTGGTGGCGGTGCTGGCGGTCGGGCAGGCGTGGTGCGCGCAGGTGCGCTCGGAGGGGGGCGGGTGCCTGAGGGCGGGCGGCTGGAGTGCCAGTGGCCGGCTGGGCTGGGCGCTGCTGAGCCTGCTGGCGCTGGCGGTTGCCGAGGTGGCGTACGTCACGCTGTTCGACCTGTCGGGCGTGGACGCCCCGGACGTGTCGTTCGTGGACGGCCTGTACTACCTGTACTACCTGGGGTTGCTGGGCGTGCTGTGGATGGACCGCGCGGCCGGGTCGCAGCCGGGGCGGCCGGTGTCGCGCGGGGTGCTGGGAGGGTGGCTGCTGGACAGTCTGATCACGGTGGTCGTGGTGGGCGAGGTCTCGTGGGTGCTGGCCGTGTCGCCGCTCCTTCAGGATTCGGGGTCGTCGGTGGTGTTCAAGGCGGTCAGTGCGTCGTACGTGGTGCTGGACCTGACCCTGCTGACCGTGGGCCTGCTGCTGCTGCGGCGGCGGCTGGAACCGGCGCGGTTGCCGCTGGTGCTGGGCCTGATGGTGTACGTGGGCGCGGACCTTGCGTACCTGCTGCTGGGCGATCAGTACCAGTCGCGCGGCATGCTGGACGCCCTGTGGGTGTGGGGCACGGTGGGGCAGGCGGTCGGCGTGACCCTGCTGACCCGCGCGCAGGCGGTCCCGGCGGACGCGGCGCGCGTCACGCGGGGCGGCGGGTGGCTGGACACGCTGCTGCGGGCGTTGCCGTACGCGGCCGTGACCGTGGCGTGCACGCTGCTGATCCTGCGCGGCGCGGCGTCCGACCTGACCGGGCGCGGCGTGGCGTGGTTCACGGTGACGGTATTCATGCTGGTCATGCTGCGCCAGGGGCAGGGGTTCGTCGAGACGGGCCGCCTGAACCGCCGCCTGACCGCGCAGGCCGCCGAACTGGAACGCAGCCGCGACGAGATGGAACACCTCGCGCATCATGACGGCCTGACCGGACTGCTCAACCGTGACGGCTTCTACCGCCTGCTGCTCGGCGCGCCGGACCACGCGGAACTGACCATCCTGATGATCGACCTGGACGGCTTCAAACCCGTGAACGACACGCACGGGCACGCGGCCGGAGACGCGGTGCTGCGCGAGGTCGGCCTGCGCCTGCGGGGGCTGGCCGGGCAGGCGTTCATCCCGGCGCGGCTGGGCGGCGACGAGTTCGCGCTGGTCAGCCTGGACCCGCGTGGACCGGAGCTGGCGCCACCCCTGGCCGGGCAGGTGGTGCAGGCGCTGGCCCGCCCGTACCGGCTGCCGGGCGGGTCGGCGCAGCTGGGCGCGTCGGTCGGGGTGGCGTCCCGTGCGGCCAGTGCAGTGGCGAGCGCGGCCGCGGGCGGTGAGGTGATCATGCAGCGGGCGGACGCCGCGCTGTACCGCGCCAAGCGGGCGGGCGGGAACCGGCTGGAGGTCGAGGCCGTCACGCAGGTTTCCGCGCCTGTCGCGGGCGGCTGA
- a CDS encoding YfjI family protein, whose protein sequence is MTAFTPREWVAFLYRGVNPHPGHVEFRFLPSERKAWMPWPAFEGHPQEFTLDRIPAGEEAYMGMALRRNTANGKKENCQPTHLQWVDLDLAEAPSYTGGLTKATLKETDPEELREYKTALLADALEVCARYNIPPRAVVDSGHGLHLHWTRRTTPSGTGETEPTNAKLAALFAHLGADSTVKDLSRIMRLPGGLNLKNPARPLPVQVIYIDADAWVEHGAFEALPSAARKAAPATHTPAPAQVGSGTALERYVQRALAEECGAVASAGEGGRNDALNRAAFNLGTLVGAGVLDELHAAQELSEAARAAGLEGSEVQATVRSGLGSGKAKPRDLSGVGQKSEGKSGPAGDAAPAALTWGERQPLPAALPPAPTLPPEMLPPALRGWLVDLAELACVPLEGLAASALAALSGLIGRAVQLAPEGLDNSWRVVPNLWGALVQRPSGMKSMQLDAALAPLHELEARARDEFEAGEVDRELKLEALKMQEEQIKKDSKKSGKLDLDALRELRLEAREAAPTPRRYMVQNTTYEKLGELLRENPLGLTMVRDELSGWIEAMGREENSEPRSFWLQTWNGDGSYTFDRIGRGTVRVDNLCMAVMGAIQPGPLQRFVSKSRAGAAADVGFLQRFQLLVYPDGLPAWKRPSRQADAAAKAQALAVFETLDTVRQSSEPVTLAFSEEAQAVFIEWRDALEVRLRGGELVKFPAFESHLGKYRSLAPSLALIFHLVDVAAPTLHPAALPPVTAQALDLALNWVDFLELHARKVYAHDLGTAFTPAHALAEKIEGGAVREGDRLRDLRRKGWAGLSDEELGMAVQALSDLGWVQVEKVKTPGRPLEVLRLHPDFLSDGGGEA, encoded by the coding sequence GTGACGGCCTTCACGCCCCGCGAGTGGGTAGCGTTCCTGTATCGCGGCGTGAACCCTCACCCCGGACACGTTGAGTTCAGGTTCCTGCCCAGCGAGAGAAAAGCGTGGATGCCCTGGCCTGCCTTCGAAGGTCACCCCCAAGAGTTCACCCTTGACCGCATCCCAGCGGGCGAAGAGGCGTACATGGGCATGGCCCTTCGCCGGAATACCGCCAACGGCAAGAAAGAGAACTGCCAACCCACCCACCTGCAGTGGGTCGACCTTGATCTGGCAGAGGCCCCCAGCTACACGGGCGGGCTGACCAAAGCCACGCTGAAAGAGACTGATCCCGAAGAGCTGCGCGAGTACAAGACGGCGCTCTTGGCTGATGCGCTGGAAGTGTGCGCCCGGTACAACATCCCGCCCCGCGCGGTAGTCGATAGCGGGCACGGGCTGCACCTGCACTGGACACGGCGCACCACGCCCAGCGGCACGGGCGAGACTGAACCCACCAACGCCAAACTTGCGGCACTCTTCGCCCACCTGGGCGCGGATTCCACCGTGAAAGACCTGTCCCGCATCATGCGGCTACCCGGTGGGCTGAACCTGAAGAATCCGGCGCGGCCTCTGCCCGTGCAGGTCATCTACATCGATGCCGACGCCTGGGTAGAACATGGGGCCTTCGAAGCTCTGCCCAGCGCCGCGAGGAAGGCCGCGCCGGCCACGCACACCCCCGCACCCGCCCAGGTGGGCAGCGGCACGGCCCTTGAACGGTACGTGCAGCGGGCGCTTGCTGAAGAGTGCGGCGCCGTCGCCTCTGCGGGCGAGGGTGGCCGGAATGACGCTCTGAACCGCGCCGCGTTCAACCTGGGCACCCTGGTAGGCGCTGGGGTGTTGGACGAACTGCACGCGGCCCAGGAATTGAGCGAGGCAGCGCGTGCCGCTGGACTGGAAGGGTCAGAGGTGCAAGCTACCGTGCGCTCTGGCCTGGGCAGCGGGAAGGCCAAGCCGCGCGACCTGAGCGGCGTAGGCCAGAAGAGCGAGGGCAAGAGCGGCCCAGCGGGTGACGCTGCACCGGCTGCCCTGACGTGGGGTGAACGGCAACCGCTGCCCGCTGCCCTGCCGCCTGCACCCACCCTGCCGCCTGAGATGCTGCCGCCCGCGCTGCGCGGTTGGTTGGTCGACCTCGCAGAGCTGGCGTGCGTGCCGCTGGAAGGCTTGGCCGCGTCAGCCCTCGCGGCCCTGTCCGGGCTGATCGGGCGGGCTGTGCAGCTTGCACCTGAAGGCCTGGACAACTCTTGGCGCGTTGTCCCGAACCTCTGGGGCGCGTTGGTTCAGCGGCCCAGCGGGATGAAGAGCATGCAGCTTGATGCGGCCCTCGCGCCGCTGCATGAACTGGAAGCCCGCGCCCGTGATGAGTTTGAAGCGGGCGAGGTCGACCGGGAACTGAAGCTGGAAGCCCTGAAGATGCAAGAGGAACAGATCAAGAAGGATTCCAAGAAAAGCGGCAAGCTGGACTTGGACGCCCTGCGGGAACTGCGGCTGGAAGCGCGAGAGGCCGCGCCTACGCCCCGGCGGTACATGGTGCAGAACACCACTTACGAAAAGCTGGGCGAGCTGCTGAGAGAGAACCCTCTTGGGCTGACCATGGTGCGGGATGAGCTGAGCGGCTGGATTGAGGCCATGGGCCGTGAAGAAAACTCTGAGCCGCGTTCCTTCTGGCTGCAAACGTGGAACGGGGATGGGTCATACACCTTCGACCGGATCGGGCGCGGGACTGTCCGGGTCGATAACCTCTGTATGGCCGTGATGGGTGCAATCCAGCCGGGGCCGCTTCAGCGGTTCGTGAGCAAGAGCCGCGCCGGGGCTGCGGCTGACGTGGGCTTCCTTCAGCGGTTCCAGCTCTTGGTGTACCCGGACGGGCTGCCCGCCTGGAAGCGGCCCAGCCGACAGGCTGACGCGGCGGCGAAGGCCCAGGCCCTCGCGGTCTTTGAGACGCTGGACACCGTGCGGCAGTCTTCTGAGCCGGTCACGCTGGCCTTCAGCGAGGAAGCCCAGGCCGTGTTCATAGAGTGGCGTGACGCGCTGGAAGTCCGGCTGCGGGGTGGGGAGTTGGTCAAGTTCCCCGCGTTTGAATCCCACCTGGGGAAGTACCGCTCTCTTGCGCCGTCCCTCGCGCTGATCTTCCATCTTGTGGACGTGGCCGCGCCCACCCTGCACCCGGCCGCACTGCCCCCCGTGACGGCCCAGGCGTTAGACCTGGCACTGAACTGGGTCGACTTCCTGGAGCTGCACGCCCGGAAAGTGTACGCCCATGACCTGGGAACGGCGTTCACCCCCGCGCATGCACTGGCAGAGAAGATCGAAGGCGGCGCGGTCAGGGAAGGTGACAGGCTGCGCGACCTTCGCCGGAAGGGATGGGCGGGCCTGAGTGATGAAGAGCTGGGCATGGCTGTGCAGGCCCTCTCTGATCTGGGGTGGGTGCAGGTTGAGAAGGTCAAGACGCCCGGTCGACCGCTGGAAGTTCTACGCCTACACCCGGACTTCCTGTCTGACGGTGGGGGTGAAGCGTGA
- a CDS encoding helix-turn-helix domain-containing protein — protein sequence MTILNIDGVPVTVNGATAPALPAYLDVPQAAAHLGVHTALVYKEIRAGRLRAVKIGARVIRIPREALEAYVTAQSTGAN from the coding sequence TTGACCATTCTGAATATCGACGGCGTACCCGTCACCGTGAACGGCGCGACCGCGCCCGCCCTGCCCGCATACCTTGACGTTCCCCAGGCCGCTGCACACCTGGGCGTGCACACTGCCCTGGTCTACAAAGAGATTCGCGCCGGTCGACTGCGGGCCGTGAAGATCGGGGCGCGAGTGATCCGCATTCCCCGCGAGGCGCTGGAAGCCTACGTGACGGCCCAGAGCACGGGGGCAAACTGA